A genomic window from Punica granatum isolate Tunisia-2019 chromosome 2, ASM765513v2, whole genome shotgun sequence includes:
- the LOC116194219 gene encoding synaptotagmin-1-like, with amino-acid sequence MGFFSTILGFCGFGVGISMGLGIGYYLFIYLQPSDVEDPEIRPLIEQDTETLRRMLPEIPLWVKNPDYDRMDWLNKFLALMWPNLDKAICKTAENIAKPIIAEQIPKYKIDSVEFEKLTLGTLPPTFQGMKVYVTEEKELIMEPFIKWAGNPNITIAAKAFGLKATVQLVDLQVFASPRITLKPLVPSFPCFAKIYVSLMEKPHVDFGLKLVGADLMSIPGLYRFVQEIVKDQVANMYLWPKTLEVQIMDPTKALKRPVGILNVKVIRAMKLKKKDLLGASDPYVKMKLADDKLTSKKTSVKHKNLNPEWNEEFSLVVKDPSTQVGQFNVYDWEQVGKHDKMGLSSVPLKDLIPEEPKEMTLNLLKTMDPNDPQNDKPRGQLVVELTYKPFKEDEMPRGFEETQTVQKAPEGTPAGGGLLVVIVHEAEDLDGKYHTNPYGKLTFRGEERKTKVVKKTRDPRWEEEFQFMLEEEPTNEKMLLEVISTSSRNLLHPKETLGYINVGLADVVNNKRINEKYHLIDSKNGRIQIELQWRTSS; translated from the exons ATGGGTTTCTTCAGCACTATATTGGGATTCTGCGGTTTCGGAGTTGGAATTTCTATGGGTCTCGGCATCGGCTACTACCTTTTCATATACCTGCAGCCCTCCGATGTTGAG GATCCTGAGATTCGTCCTCTAATCGAGCAAGACACCGAAACTTTGCGGCGAATGCTTCCCGAGATACCTCTCTGGGTGAAAAATCCCGATTATGATCGT ATGGATTGGCTAAACAAGTTTCTGGCACTTATGTGGCCCAACCTTGACAAG GCAATTTGCAAGACTGCTGAGAATATTGCAAAGCCTATCATTGCAGAGCAGATTCCAAAATACAAGATTGACTCGGTTGAGTTTGAAAAACTTACGCTTGGGACACTGCCGCCAACTTTTCAAG GCATGAAAGTCTATGTTACTGAAGAGAAGGAGCTGATCATGGAACCGTTTATAAAATGGGCCGGAAATCCTAATATCACCATTGCTGCAAAAGCATTTGGCTTGAAGGCTACTGTCCAG TTGGTGGATCTGCAAGTGTTTGCTTCACCGAGGATCACTCTAAAACCCCTTGTCCCAAGCTTTCCTTGTTTTGCCAAAATCTATGTCTCTCTCATGGAGAAG CCACATGTTGATTTTGGACTTAAGCTTGTTGGTGCTGATCTTATGTCAATACCTGGTCTCTATAGGTTTGTTCAG GAGATTGTCAAGGACCAAGTTGCTAATATGTATCTATGGCCTAAAACGCTAGAAGTGCAGATCATGGATCCTACAAA AGCACTTAAGAGGCCTGTAGGAATTCTCAATGTGAAGGTTATAAGGGCAATGAAGCTAAAAAAGAAAGACTTGCTGGGTGCTTCGGACCCCTATGTGAAAATGAAGCTCGCCGATGATAAACTTACCTCAAAGAAGACGTCTGTGAAGCACAAGAATCTGAACCCTGAGTGGAATGAGGAGTTCAGCCTGGTCGTCAAAGATCCGAGCACACAGGTTGGACAATTCAATGTCTATGACTGGGAACAG GTTGGAAAGCACGATAAGATGGGCTTGAGCTCAGTTCCTTTGAAGGACCTCATTCCTGAGGAACCGAAGGAGATGACTCTCAACCTTTTGAAGACAATGGACCCCAATGACCCACAGAATGATAAGCCGCGGGGACAGCTCGTCGTGGAATTGACGTATAAGCCCTTCAAAGAGGATGAGATGCCAAGAGGCTTTGAAGAAACACAGACAGTGCAGAAGGCTCCCGAGGGGACACCAGCAGGAGGGGGCCTGCTCGTGGTCATAGTTCACGAGGCAGAAGATCTTGATGGGAAGTATCATACTAACCCATACGGAAAGCTTACTTTCAGAGGCGAGGAGAGAAAAACTAAG GTTGTCAAGAAGACCCGAGATCCGAGATGGGAAGAGGAATTCCAATTCATGCTCGAAGAGGAACCGACTAATGAAAAAATGCTCCTTGAAGTCATTAGCACCTCCTCGAGGAATCTGCTGCATCCCAAG GAAACGCTGGGGTACATCAATGTCGGCCTTGCCGATGTTGTGAACAACAAGAGAATCAATGAGAAGTACCACCTGATCGACTCAAAGAATGGACGGATCCAGATAGAGCTGCAGTGGAGAACCAGTTCCTGA